A genomic window from Flavobacterium phycosphaerae includes:
- a CDS encoding efflux RND transporter permease subunit encodes MFSRFIQRPVLSIVISLIIVFLGALALISLPVTQFPSISPPKVNVTVEYPGANNELMIKSAILPLERALNGVPGMKYMASDAGNDGEGTIQIVFNLGTDPNQASLNVQNRVASVVNKLPPLVVREGVKITREESNMLMYINLYSTDKNTDQKFLFNFADINILSELKRVDGVGVADILGNREYAMRIWLKPDRMLAYKISADEVMEALAQQSLEASPGKTGESSGKRSQAFEYVLKYSGRYTTKEQYENIILRSSADGEMLRLKDVANVEFGSSMYDIYSNLNGKPSAAIVLKQSYGSNASQVIKDVKAKLKEIKASSFPKGMDYEISYDVSKFLDASIEKVIHTLIEAFILVGLVVFLFLGDWRSTLIPAIAVPVSLIGTFIFMQYFGITLNLITLFALVLAIGIVVDNAIVVIEAVHAKMETKHLSARKATKEAMHEVSGAIIAITFVMAAVFIPVAFMSGPVGIFYRQFSITMATSIVLSGLIALTLTPALCAMMLKNTHGQPKKKTPVNRIVEGFNNWFGGVSNRYRNLLVRIVNRRTITFGMLIGFCIGTYLLSSSVPSGFIPNEDQGMFYAVIQTPPGSTLERTNQISERLQKIAEDIPGVQSVSSLAGYEILTEGTGANSGTCLINLKSWEDRSHSCQEIMKELEEKSRDISGATTEFFQPPAVPGYGAAGGFELRLLDKTGTGDYKKMEAVSNDFVKELNKRPELSSVFTFFSASFPQYMLNIDNDLAQQKGVTIENATNTLSTLIGSNYEISFIKYGRQYKVMVQAAPEYRALPEDILKLYVKNNRDEMVPFSAFMKMDKVYGLSEITRQNMYTASEISGQSANGYSSGEAINTINEVAAKSLPRGYAIDWAGISKDEVARGNEAIYIFLICLGFVYLILAAQYESFILPFVVILSLVVGVFGAFLFLKLFGLENNIYAQVAMVMLIGLLGKNAVLIVEFAAQKHSQGESVLDAAIEGSAVRFRPILMTSFAFIAGLIPLVFASGPGAVGNRTIGSASAGGMLLGTVFGVLLIPGLYYVFGRISEKTKFVKKEDENPLTEEIENNV; translated from the coding sequence ATGTTTAGCAGATTCATACAACGACCGGTATTATCTATAGTAATATCGCTCATCATAGTATTTCTTGGGGCACTGGCGCTTATCTCGCTGCCGGTTACGCAATTCCCAAGTATATCGCCTCCCAAAGTAAACGTAACCGTTGAATACCCGGGAGCCAATAACGAATTAATGATTAAATCGGCCATCCTACCGCTTGAAAGAGCGTTGAATGGAGTACCCGGTATGAAATATATGGCGTCCGATGCCGGTAATGACGGAGAAGGAACCATTCAAATTGTGTTCAATTTAGGAACCGACCCTAACCAAGCTTCACTTAACGTACAAAACCGTGTAGCTTCGGTAGTAAATAAATTGCCGCCTTTGGTAGTGCGTGAAGGAGTAAAGATTACGCGTGAGGAATCCAATATGTTGATGTACATTAATTTGTACAGTACAGATAAAAACACCGACCAAAAATTCCTGTTCAACTTTGCCGATATCAATATTCTTTCAGAATTAAAAAGAGTTGACGGAGTTGGGGTTGCCGATATCTTAGGAAACCGCGAATATGCCATGCGTATTTGGTTAAAACCCGACAGAATGTTGGCTTATAAAATCTCAGCCGATGAGGTAATGGAAGCGTTGGCACAACAAAGTTTAGAAGCTTCACCGGGAAAAACCGGAGAGAGTTCCGGAAAACGTTCACAAGCTTTTGAATATGTTTTGAAATATTCAGGAAGATATACCACTAAAGAACAATACGAAAATATTATCCTGAGATCTAGTGCCGATGGCGAAATGCTGCGCCTGAAAGATGTTGCCAATGTTGAGTTTGGTAGCTCGATGTATGATATTTATTCGAACTTGAACGGAAAACCATCAGCGGCTATCGTATTAAAACAATCTTACGGTAGTAATGCCAGTCAGGTAATCAAAGATGTAAAAGCCAAACTGAAAGAAATCAAAGCCAGCTCGTTCCCTAAAGGAATGGATTATGAAATCAGTTATGACGTTTCTAAATTCTTAGATGCTTCTATCGAAAAAGTAATTCACACGCTAATTGAAGCCTTTATCTTGGTAGGATTAGTGGTGTTCTTATTCCTTGGCGATTGGCGCTCAACCTTAATTCCGGCTATTGCAGTTCCCGTGTCGCTTATCGGTACCTTTATCTTCATGCAATATTTTGGTATTACCTTAAACTTAATCACCTTGTTTGCATTAGTATTGGCCATTGGTATTGTGGTAGATAATGCGATAGTCGTCATCGAGGCGGTCCATGCTAAGATGGAAACCAAGCACCTCTCGGCACGTAAAGCCACCAAAGAAGCAATGCATGAAGTAAGCGGAGCTATTATTGCTATCACTTTTGTAATGGCTGCGGTGTTTATTCCGGTGGCGTTCATGTCAGGACCGGTGGGTATTTTCTACCGACAGTTCTCTATTACGATGGCTACTTCAATTGTACTATCCGGTTTGATAGCCTTAACACTGACACCGGCGCTTTGTGCTATGATGCTCAAAAATACACACGGCCAACCTAAAAAGAAAACACCGGTTAACCGCATAGTAGAAGGATTTAACAACTGGTTTGGTGGTGTTTCTAATCGATACCGAAACTTATTGGTACGTATTGTAAACCGAAGAACTATTACATTCGGTATGTTGATTGGGTTCTGTATTGGGACTTACTTGTTGAGTAGCAGCGTGCCTTCCGGGTTTATCCCAAATGAGGATCAAGGAATGTTCTATGCGGTAATCCAAACCCCACCGGGATCTACTTTGGAACGAACCAATCAAATTTCTGAAAGGTTGCAAAAAATTGCCGAAGATATTCCCGGTGTACAATCGGTGTCGTCTTTGGCGGGATATGAAATCCTTACCGAAGGTACCGGAGCGAACTCAGGAACCTGTCTTATCAACCTGAAAAGTTGGGAAGACCGTTCACATTCTTGCCAGGAAATCATGAAAGAACTCGAAGAAAAGTCTAGAGATATTTCAGGTGCTACGACTGAATTCTTTCAACCACCGGCCGTACCGGGCTATGGAGCGGCTGGAGGGTTCGAACTCCGATTGTTAGATAAAACCGGAACGGGTGACTACAAGAAGATGGAAGCGGTGAGTAATGACTTTGTGAAAGAACTGAATAAGCGTCCGGAATTGTCTTCGGTGTTTACTTTCTTTAGCGCCAGTTTCCCGCAATACATGCTGAATATTGATAATGATTTGGCTCAACAAAAAGGAGTCACTATCGAAAATGCGACGAATACATTGTCAACACTTATCGGTAGTAATTACGAAATCAGTTTTATCAAGTACGGACGTCAGTATAAAGTAATGGTGCAGGCTGCTCCCGAGTATCGTGCATTGCCTGAGGATATTTTGAAGTTGTATGTAAAAAACAATCGTGACGAAATGGTACCCTTCTCTGCTTTTATGAAAATGGATAAAGTATACGGATTGTCGGAGATTACAAGACAAAATATGTACACTGCATCAGAAATCAGCGGACAATCGGCCAATGGGTACAGTAGTGGAGAAGCTATTAACACCATTAATGAAGTAGCCGCAAAATCGCTTCCGCGTGGGTATGCCATCGACTGGGCAGGTATTTCTAAAGATGAGGTGGCGCGTGGTAACGAGGCTATTTATATTTTCTTGATTTGTTTGGGATTTGTTTACTTAATTCTGGCCGCTCAATACGAAAGCTTTATACTCCCGTTTGTGGTAATTCTTTCCCTGGTAGTGGGTGTCTTCGGAGCGTTCTTATTCCTGAAATTATTTGGGTTGGAAAACAACATCTATGCTCAGGTAGCCATGGTAATGCTTATCGGATTGTTGGGTAAAAATGCCGTTTTAATTGTAGAGTTTGCGGCTCAAAAACATTCCCAAGGCGAATCAGTGCTTGATGCCGCTATCGAAGGTTCTGCGGTTCGTTTCCGTCCTATCTTGATGACTTCTTTTGCTTTCATTGCCGGATTGATTCCGCTGGTGTTTGCCTCAGGACCCGGTGCTGTCGGGAACCGTACTATTGGTTCAGCTTCAGCCGGAGGAATGTTGCTCGGAACTGTATTTGGAGTATTGCTGATACCGGGATTGTATTATGTATTTGGTCGCATATCCGAAAAAACCAAGTTTGTCAAAAAAGAAGACGAAAATCCATTAACCGAAGAAATAGAAAACAATGTATAA
- a CDS encoding efflux RND transporter periplasmic adaptor subunit, translating to MKRNVLFAGCIALLCLTSCTTKKEEKEETGKFTVTNAAVIDTSFTKEYVSQIRSVRNIEIRAQEKGYLQNIYVDEGQYVKAGQVLFRIMPQLYEAELQKAEAEAKAASIEWQNAKTLADKNVVSKNEQAMALAKLEQAKAEVAMAKLHLSFTEIRAPFAGTIDRIPKKLGSLIDEGELLTSLSDNSQMYSYFNVSEPEYLQYQTNVKSRGDSEVSLILANGDRLKYKGKVEVIESEFDPETGNIAFRAKFPNNDKLLRNGETGKVEMTLPVKNALIIPQKATYEIQDKMYVFVVDSNNKLKSREFEIIGELPDLYVVKKGLAANEKVLLEGVQKAKDDEKITYVYQKPEEVIANLKLKAE from the coding sequence ATGAAGAGAAATGTTCTATTCGCGGGCTGTATTGCCCTGTTGTGCCTAACAAGCTGCACCACTAAAAAAGAAGAAAAAGAGGAAACCGGTAAATTTACCGTAACCAATGCCGCAGTAATTGACACTTCCTTTACCAAGGAGTATGTTTCACAGATTCGTTCCGTGCGCAACATCGAAATCCGTGCGCAGGAAAAAGGATACCTGCAAAATATTTATGTTGATGAAGGGCAGTATGTAAAAGCCGGACAGGTGCTGTTCCGCATCATGCCGCAATTGTATGAAGCCGAATTGCAAAAAGCCGAAGCTGAAGCCAAAGCCGCTTCTATCGAATGGCAAAACGCGAAAACATTAGCCGACAAAAATGTAGTGTCTAAAAACGAACAAGCTATGGCACTAGCCAAACTAGAGCAAGCCAAAGCCGAGGTAGCCATGGCAAAATTACACTTGTCTTTTACCGAAATCAGAGCCCCATTTGCCGGAACCATTGACCGTATTCCTAAAAAGTTGGGAAGTCTTATTGATGAAGGTGAATTATTGACGAGCCTTTCAGATAACAGCCAAATGTATTCTTATTTCAATGTGTCTGAGCCTGAATATTTGCAATACCAAACCAATGTGAAAAGCCGTGGTGACAGCGAGGTAAGTTTGATTTTAGCCAATGGCGATCGTTTAAAATACAAAGGGAAAGTTGAAGTTATCGAAAGTGAGTTTGATCCTGAAACCGGTAATATTGCCTTCCGTGCTAAATTTCCAAACAACGACAAGCTTTTAAGAAATGGTGAAACCGGTAAAGTGGAAATGACATTGCCAGTGAAAAATGCCTTGATTATTCCGCAAAAAGCTACTTACGAAATACAGGATAAAATGTATGTTTTTGTGGTAGACAGCAACAATAAACTCAAATCAAGAGAATTTGAAATTATAGGTGAATTGCCCGATTTGTATGTGGTGAAAAAAGGACTTGCAGCCAACGAAAAAGTATTGTTGGAAGGGGTTCAAAAAGCAAAAGACGACGAGAAGATAACCTATGTGTATCAAAAACCTGAAGAGGTTATCGCCAATCTGAAACTAAAAGCGGAGTAA